In one Amyelois transitella isolate CPQ chromosome 22, ilAmyTran1.1, whole genome shotgun sequence genomic region, the following are encoded:
- the LOC132903198 gene encoding gustatory receptor for sugar taste 43a-like: MEVKGFSNRGRPKKRWMDSVKVDESIDVQYSRAKETKLRAGLTIFMILYWILLLSNVCFYVLQVQGDLRVWLVLVCCVWFSVAWVQVILLELQFSYTAFSIYFRFKAINRILNFTVKDIPSLHEQKTMRSDTLNVLMIRAVPTDVQSEAMRPIIQKSVTGETCLAMPFSDVVHRIATLHNMLSDVAHHITTSYRISLVLIQMSLLLHLIVTPFYFLKDISERISFNYHYSAIMKFAWSIVHLLRLFMLVEPCYYTVTEGNWSKRLVCRLISVSPTTGTLATRLKLFARQLTLQPAAYSPMGFCTLDRPLIFGAVIAYLVLLLQFET, from the exons atggaagtgaAAGGTTTTAGTaataggggaagaccgaaaaagagatggatggacaGCGTAAAG GTGGAcgaaagtattgatgttcaatACAGCCGCGCCAAAGAAACCAAGCTGCGGGCTGGGCTCACTATATTCATGATCTTGTACTGGATATTGCTTCTTAGCAATGTTTGCTTCTACGTGCTACAAGTCCAAGGCGATCTTAGAGttt GGCTTGTGTTAGTTTGCTGCGTGTGGTTCAGCGTTGCCTGGGTTCAGGTCATACTCCTAGAGTTACAGTTTTCTTACACCGCGTTCTCAATCTATTTTCGTTTTAAAGCTATCAacagaattttgaatttcacaGTTAAAGACATACCCTCACTGCATG AGCAGAAAACAATGCGATCTGATACACTGAACGTTTTGATGATCCGGGCGGTGCCAACCGATGTACAATCTGAAGCAATGCGGCCCATCATACAGAAATCTg TGACTGGTGAGACTTGTCTAGCAATGCCCTTCAGTGACGTCGTCCACCGCATCGCGACTCTCCACAACATGTTGAGCGACGTGGCGCATCACATCACCACCAGCTACAGGATATCTTTAGTTTTGATTCAGATGTCTTTGCTTCTCCATCTCATTGTCACTCCGTTCTACTTCCTGAAGGATATCA GTGAAAGAATTTCTTTCAATTACCATTATTCTGCAATCATGAAATTCGCTTGGAGCATCGTTCACTTGCTGAGACTATTTATGTTGGTAGAGCCATGCTACTACACCGTTACAGAG GGCAACTGGAGCAAGCGCCTCGTGTGCCGCCTGATATCCGTCTCCCCCACAACCGGCACGCTGGCGACTCGTCTGAAGCTGTTCGCTCGCCAGTTGACACTGCAGCCCGCCGCTTACAGTCCGATGGGTTTCTGCACACTCGATCGACCACTT ATATTCGGAGCAGTGATCGCTTACCTGGTGTTACTGTTGCAATTTGAGACATAA